One window from the genome of Salvia miltiorrhiza cultivar Shanhuang (shh) chromosome 7, IMPLAD_Smil_shh, whole genome shotgun sequence encodes:
- the LOC130992783 gene encoding lon protease homolog 2, peroxisomal isoform X1, producing MAESVELPGRLAILPFRNKVLLPGAIIRIRCTSSSSVKLVEQELWQREEKGLIGILPVRDVAAESSTAGSLPSPGIGTNLGERGSKTQDEISESHKHGAKNQQEVIHWHNRGVAARALHLSRGVEKPSGRVTYIVVLEGLCRFSVQELSTRGTYYTARITSLDMTKLEMDQVEQEPDFIALSRQFKATAMELISVLEQKQKTGGRTKVLLETVPVHKLADIFVASFEISFEEQLSMLDSVDVKVRLSKATELVDRHLQSIRVAEKITQKVEGQLSKSQKEFLLRQQMRAIKEELGDNDDEEDDVAALERKMQDASMPANIWKHAQRELRRLKKMQPQQPGYNSSRVYLELLADLPWQKASEERELDLKAAKECLDIEHYGLEKVKQRIIEYLAVRKLKPDARGPVLCFVGPPGVGKTSLASSIAAALGRKFVRISLGGVKDEADIRGHRRTYIGSMPGRLIDGLKRVGVCNPVMLLDEIDKTGSDVRGDPASALLEVLDPEQNKSFNDHYLNVPFDLSKVVFVATANRIQPIPPPLLDRMEVIELPGYTPEEKLKIAMQHLIPRVLDQHGLSFDFLQVPEAMVQLVIQRYTREAGVRNLERNLAALARAAAVRVAEQDHAVPLSKDVQRLASPLLDGRLVGEAEVEMEVIPMGVNKHEISNTFRVTSPFIVDEAMLEKVLGPPRYDDRETADRVATPGVSVGLVWTAFGGEVQFVEATAMVGKGELHLTGQLGDVIKESAQIAMTWVRARATELKLVTAEESNLLEGRDIHIHFPAGAVPKDGPSAGVTLVTSLVSLFSHRRVRADTAMTGEMTLRGLVLPVGGVKDKVLAAHRYGIKRVILPERNLKDLAEVPAAVLSGLEILLAKRMEDVLDHAFEGGCPLKKYSKL from the exons ATGGCGGAATCGGTGGAGCTGCCCGGCCGCCTCGCTATACTTCCGTTCCGGAACAAAGTGCTGCTGCCTGGTGCGATTATTCGTATTCGATGCACTTCATCCAGCAG TGTGAAGTTGGTGGAACAGGAATTGTGGCAGAGGGAGGAGAAAGGACTGATCGGAATCCTGCCGGTCCGTGATGTTGCGGCCGAGTCTTCAACAGCCGGCTCCCTGCCGTCTCCAG GCATAGGAACTAATTTAGGAGAACGAGGCTCGAAAACCCAAGATGAAATATCTGAATCCCACAAGCATGGAGCTAAGAATCAACAAGAAGTTATCCACTGGCATAACAG GGGAGTTGCTGCTCGAGCTTTACATCTGTCAAGAGGAGTAGAGAAACCTAGTGGAAGGGTCACCTACATTGTTGTTCTTGAAGGGTTGTGTAGATTCAGTGTTCAGGAGCTGAGTACAAGAGGAACATATTACACTGCCCGGATCACTTCCCTGGATATGACTAAACTCG AGATGGATCAAGTGGAACAAGAGCCAGATTTCATAGCATTGTCCAGACAATTTAAGGCCACAGCTATGGAGCTTATTTCTGTGCTTGAGCAG AAACAAAAAACAGGAGGGAGGACTAAAGTTCTCCTTGAGACAGTTCCTGTGCACAAACTGGCTGATATTTTTGTCGCAAGTTTTGAAATTAGCTTTGAAGAGCAGCTATCCATGCTAGATTCTGTTGATGTGAAAGTGAGGCTTTCTAAAGCAACAGAATTGGTTGATAGGCATTTACAG TCGATTCGTGTAGCAGAGAAGATTACACAAAAGGTTGAGGGACAATTGTCAAAGTCACAGAAAGAGTTTCTCCTCCGTCAGCAG ATGAGGGCTATAAAGGAAGAACTTGGTGATAATGATGATGAGGAGGATGATGTGGCTGCTCTGGAGAGGAAGATGCAAGATGCTTCAATGCCTGCAAATATCTGGAAACATGCTCAGAGAGAACTAAG GAGACTGAAAAAAATGCAGCCTCAGCAACCTGGGTATAATAGCTCCCGTGTATACCTGGAACTTCTTGCAGACCTACCTTGGCAGAAAGCCAGTGAAGAGCGGGAATTGGACTTAAAGGCTGCAAAGGAGTGTCTTGACATTGAACACTATGGTCTAGAGAAGGTGAAACAGCGGATAATTGAATATTTAGCTGTTCGCAAG CTTAAACCAGACGCGAGAGGTCCGGTATTGTGTTTTGTTGGTCCACCAGGTGTTGGAAAGACATCTTTAGCTTCATCAATTGCAGCGGCCTTGGGCAGAAAATTTGTCCGCATATCCCTAGGTGGTGTTAAAGATGAGGCTGACATTAGAGGGCATAGGCGTACATATATAGGGAGCATGCCTGGTCGTCTTATTGATGGACTAAAG AGGGTAGGCGTGTGCAATCCAGTTATGTTGCTGGATGAGATTGACAAAACAGGCTCTGATGTCCGGGGTGATCCAGCTTCGGCGCTGCTTGAGGTCCTTGATCCTGAACAGAACAAAAGTTTTAATGATCA CTATTTGAATGTACCATTTGACCTGTCGAAGGTAGTTTTTGTGGCTACTGCGAATAGAATACAGCCTATTCCTCCACCACTTCTGGACAGGATGGAAGTCATTGAGCTGCCAGGATATACACCTGAAGAGAAACTTAAGATTGCAATGCAGCATTTAATTCCACGAGTTCTCGATCAGCACGGCTTGAGTTTTGATTTCCTTCAAGTCCCTGAG GCGATGGTACAACTTGTTATTCAGCGGTATACAAGAGAAGCTGGTGTGCGTAACCTAGAGAGAAACTTGGCTGCTTTAGCTCGTGCTGCAGCTGTCAGAGTCGCTGAACAAGATCATGCCGTGCCACTTAGCAAAGATGTCCAGCGACTAGCTTCACCGTTGCTAGATGGTAGACTAGTTGGTGAGGCTGAAGTGGAAATGGAAGTGATTCCAATGGGTGTAAACAAGCATGAAATATCAAATACATTCAGGGTGACCTCACCCTTCATTGTGGATGAAGCTATGTTGGAGAAAGTTCTTGGA CCCCCAAGATATGATGATAGAGAAACTGCTGATCGAGTTGCAACCCCTGGAGTATCTGTTGGACTAGTATGGACAGCCTTTGGAGGAGAGGTTCAGTTTGTCGAGGCTACTGCAATGGTTGGGAAAGGCGAATTGCATCTCACAGGCCAACTTGGGGATGTTATTAAGGAATCAGCACAAATTGCAATGACATGG GTTAGAGCAAGAGCAACGGAGCTTAAATTGGTTACCGCTGAAGAAAGCAATCTCCTTGAAGGCAGAGATATTCATATACACTTTCCTGCTGGAGCTGTACCAAAGGATGGTCCATCAGCTGGTGTAACTCTTGTTACATCACTGGTTTCACTTTTCAGTCATAGAAGAGTTAGGGCTGATACAGCAATGACTGGGGAGATGACTTTGAGAGGTTTAGTCTTACCTGTTGGTGGTGTCAAGGATAAG GTTCTAGCAGCACATCGGTACGGAATCAAGAGAGTTATTCTTCCAGAGAGGAACTTGAAAGACTTAGCGGAGGTGCCAGCAGCTGTGCTATCGGGTCTGGAG ATATTACTTGCAAAGCGGATGGAGGACGTGTTGGACCATGCTTTTGAGGGTGGTTGTCCGTTGAAAAAATATTCCAAATTATGA
- the LOC130992783 gene encoding lon protease homolog 2, peroxisomal isoform X2, translating into MKYLNPTSMELRINKKLSTGITVVFLFLISRGVAARALHLSRGVEKPSGRVTYIVVLEGLCRFSVQELSTRGTYYTARITSLDMTKLEMDQVEQEPDFIALSRQFKATAMELISVLEQKQKTGGRTKVLLETVPVHKLADIFVASFEISFEEQLSMLDSVDVKVRLSKATELVDRHLQSIRVAEKITQKVEGQLSKSQKEFLLRQQMRAIKEELGDNDDEEDDVAALERKMQDASMPANIWKHAQRELRRLKKMQPQQPGYNSSRVYLELLADLPWQKASEERELDLKAAKECLDIEHYGLEKVKQRIIEYLAVRKLKPDARGPVLCFVGPPGVGKTSLASSIAAALGRKFVRISLGGVKDEADIRGHRRTYIGSMPGRLIDGLKRVGVCNPVMLLDEIDKTGSDVRGDPASALLEVLDPEQNKSFNDHYLNVPFDLSKVVFVATANRIQPIPPPLLDRMEVIELPGYTPEEKLKIAMQHLIPRVLDQHGLSFDFLQVPEAMVQLVIQRYTREAGVRNLERNLAALARAAAVRVAEQDHAVPLSKDVQRLASPLLDGRLVGEAEVEMEVIPMGVNKHEISNTFRVTSPFIVDEAMLEKVLGPPRYDDRETADRVATPGVSVGLVWTAFGGEVQFVEATAMVGKGELHLTGQLGDVIKESAQIAMTWVRARATELKLVTAEESNLLEGRDIHIHFPAGAVPKDGPSAGVTLVTSLVSLFSHRRVRADTAMTGEMTLRGLVLPVGGVKDKVLAAHRYGIKRVILPERNLKDLAEVPAAVLSGLEILLAKRMEDVLDHAFEGGCPLKKYSKL; encoded by the exons ATGAAATATCTGAATCCCACAAGCATGGAGCTAAGAATCAACAAGAAGTTATCCACTGGCATAACAG TGGTATTTCTGTTTTTGATTTCCAGGGGAGTTGCTGCTCGAGCTTTACATCTGTCAAGAGGAGTAGAGAAACCTAGTGGAAGGGTCACCTACATTGTTGTTCTTGAAGGGTTGTGTAGATTCAGTGTTCAGGAGCTGAGTACAAGAGGAACATATTACACTGCCCGGATCACTTCCCTGGATATGACTAAACTCG AGATGGATCAAGTGGAACAAGAGCCAGATTTCATAGCATTGTCCAGACAATTTAAGGCCACAGCTATGGAGCTTATTTCTGTGCTTGAGCAG AAACAAAAAACAGGAGGGAGGACTAAAGTTCTCCTTGAGACAGTTCCTGTGCACAAACTGGCTGATATTTTTGTCGCAAGTTTTGAAATTAGCTTTGAAGAGCAGCTATCCATGCTAGATTCTGTTGATGTGAAAGTGAGGCTTTCTAAAGCAACAGAATTGGTTGATAGGCATTTACAG TCGATTCGTGTAGCAGAGAAGATTACACAAAAGGTTGAGGGACAATTGTCAAAGTCACAGAAAGAGTTTCTCCTCCGTCAGCAG ATGAGGGCTATAAAGGAAGAACTTGGTGATAATGATGATGAGGAGGATGATGTGGCTGCTCTGGAGAGGAAGATGCAAGATGCTTCAATGCCTGCAAATATCTGGAAACATGCTCAGAGAGAACTAAG GAGACTGAAAAAAATGCAGCCTCAGCAACCTGGGTATAATAGCTCCCGTGTATACCTGGAACTTCTTGCAGACCTACCTTGGCAGAAAGCCAGTGAAGAGCGGGAATTGGACTTAAAGGCTGCAAAGGAGTGTCTTGACATTGAACACTATGGTCTAGAGAAGGTGAAACAGCGGATAATTGAATATTTAGCTGTTCGCAAG CTTAAACCAGACGCGAGAGGTCCGGTATTGTGTTTTGTTGGTCCACCAGGTGTTGGAAAGACATCTTTAGCTTCATCAATTGCAGCGGCCTTGGGCAGAAAATTTGTCCGCATATCCCTAGGTGGTGTTAAAGATGAGGCTGACATTAGAGGGCATAGGCGTACATATATAGGGAGCATGCCTGGTCGTCTTATTGATGGACTAAAG AGGGTAGGCGTGTGCAATCCAGTTATGTTGCTGGATGAGATTGACAAAACAGGCTCTGATGTCCGGGGTGATCCAGCTTCGGCGCTGCTTGAGGTCCTTGATCCTGAACAGAACAAAAGTTTTAATGATCA CTATTTGAATGTACCATTTGACCTGTCGAAGGTAGTTTTTGTGGCTACTGCGAATAGAATACAGCCTATTCCTCCACCACTTCTGGACAGGATGGAAGTCATTGAGCTGCCAGGATATACACCTGAAGAGAAACTTAAGATTGCAATGCAGCATTTAATTCCACGAGTTCTCGATCAGCACGGCTTGAGTTTTGATTTCCTTCAAGTCCCTGAG GCGATGGTACAACTTGTTATTCAGCGGTATACAAGAGAAGCTGGTGTGCGTAACCTAGAGAGAAACTTGGCTGCTTTAGCTCGTGCTGCAGCTGTCAGAGTCGCTGAACAAGATCATGCCGTGCCACTTAGCAAAGATGTCCAGCGACTAGCTTCACCGTTGCTAGATGGTAGACTAGTTGGTGAGGCTGAAGTGGAAATGGAAGTGATTCCAATGGGTGTAAACAAGCATGAAATATCAAATACATTCAGGGTGACCTCACCCTTCATTGTGGATGAAGCTATGTTGGAGAAAGTTCTTGGA CCCCCAAGATATGATGATAGAGAAACTGCTGATCGAGTTGCAACCCCTGGAGTATCTGTTGGACTAGTATGGACAGCCTTTGGAGGAGAGGTTCAGTTTGTCGAGGCTACTGCAATGGTTGGGAAAGGCGAATTGCATCTCACAGGCCAACTTGGGGATGTTATTAAGGAATCAGCACAAATTGCAATGACATGG GTTAGAGCAAGAGCAACGGAGCTTAAATTGGTTACCGCTGAAGAAAGCAATCTCCTTGAAGGCAGAGATATTCATATACACTTTCCTGCTGGAGCTGTACCAAAGGATGGTCCATCAGCTGGTGTAACTCTTGTTACATCACTGGTTTCACTTTTCAGTCATAGAAGAGTTAGGGCTGATACAGCAATGACTGGGGAGATGACTTTGAGAGGTTTAGTCTTACCTGTTGGTGGTGTCAAGGATAAG GTTCTAGCAGCACATCGGTACGGAATCAAGAGAGTTATTCTTCCAGAGAGGAACTTGAAAGACTTAGCGGAGGTGCCAGCAGCTGTGCTATCGGGTCTGGAG ATATTACTTGCAAAGCGGATGGAGGACGTGTTGGACCATGCTTTTGAGGGTGGTTGTCCGTTGAAAAAATATTCCAAATTATGA